The Impatiens glandulifera chromosome 8, dImpGla2.1, whole genome shotgun sequence genome includes a window with the following:
- the LOC124912174 gene encoding calcium-dependent protein kinase 13-like, which produces MGNCCRSPAAVSSKDVNPSNFSGHSDSRKDWSDNKKTITVLTDVSNEKIEDKYLIDKELGRGEFGITYLCIERNTRELLACKSISKQKLLTAVDVEDVRREVAIMRHLPKSSSVVFLKEACEDDDSVHLVMELCEGGELYDRIVARGYYTERAAANVTRTIIEVVQLCHKHGVIHRDLKPENFLYVNNKEDSPLKAIDFGLSIFFKPGEKFSETVGSPYYMAPEVLNCNYGPEIDIWSAGVILYILLCGVPPFWAESEQGVADAILRGLIDFSREPWKNISLSAKSLVRQMLEPDPNLRLTAKQVLRHPWLQNTKKAPNSKRLEQLSRMNKFKRKTSRVIADLLSDEELDDISHMFTNIDADKDGIVSIEELKGGLRKFCSHLEESEVLMLIEAVSLF; this is translated from the exons ATGGGGAACTGCTGTAGATCTCCGGCAGCAGTATCCAGTAAAGATGTCAATCCGTCAAACTTTTCCGGCCATAGCGACAGCCGGAAGGACTGGTCAGATAACAAGAAGACGATCACCGTACTGACAGACGTTTCGAATGAGAAAATCGAAGATAAGTATTTGATAGATAAAGAACTCGGTCGAGGAGAATTCGGAATCACATATCTCTGTATCGAACGTAACACAAGAGAGCTTCTAGCTTGCAAGTCGATTTCGAAGCAGAAGCTTCTGACAGCGGTTGATGTGGAAGATGTGCGAAGAGAGGTCGCGATTATGAGACATTTACCGAAGAGTTCGAGTGTTGTTTTCTTGAAGGAAGCATGCGAAGATGATGATTCTGTTCATTTAGTGATGGAATTATGTGAGGGAGGAGAGTTGTATGATCGGATTGTGGCGCGAGGATATTATACAGAGCGTGCTGCTGCGAATGTTACTCGAACAATTATAGAAGTTGTACAGCTTTGTCATAAACATGGAGTGATTCATAGAGATTTGAAACCTGAGAACTTTTTGTATGTGAATAATAAGGAAGATTCTCCTCTGAAAGCTATTGATTTTGGTTTATCGATCTTTTTCAAGCCAG GTGAAAAGTTCTCGGAGACTGTTGGAAGTCCATACTACATGGCTCCTGAGGTTCTCAATTGCAACTATGGACCAGAGATTGATATATGGAGTGCAGGAGTTATCCTCTATATATTATTGTGTGGTGTTCCTCCATTTTGGGCTG AGTCTGAACAAGGAGTTGCTGATGCGATTCTGCGTGGACTAATAGATTTCAGTAGAGAACCGTGGAAGAACATTTCATTGAGTGCCAAGAGTCTTGTTCGTCAAATGTTGGAACCTGACCCGAATCTTCGACTCACAGCAAAACAGGTCCTTA GGCACCCTTGGCTTCAAAACACTAAGAAAGCTCCAAACAGTAAAAGACTCGAGCAGTTATCGAGGATGAATAAATTCAAGAGAAAAACCTCGAGG GTTATAGCTGATTTATTATCAGATGAAGAGCTTGATGATATTAGTCATATGTTCACAAATATAGATGCTGACAAAGATGGTATTGTTTCAATTGAAGAATTAAAAGGCGGTCTTCGAAAATTTTGTTCACATCTTGAAGAATCTGAAGTTCTGATGCTTATAGAGGCTGTAAGCTTATTCTAA